The genomic interval TCTTAAGTCGTTATTTTTTCATTGAAGTCGAGCAGGGACCCAAACTTCAGAAAGCAGTTCACTCTTTGATTCAAAATAAAACTTTTGCCAAGACGCTTGAGCTTTGCGGACCACGCAAATTTAATGAAGCGCTAATGGATTTGGGTCGAGCCATTTGTAAACCTCGCAATCCTAAGTGTGGTGAATGTCCTTTACAGAATTCCTGCGAAGCTCGGCTTAAGCATAAAGTTGAACTTGTTCCCGTGAAAAAAGAAAAGCAAAAAGTGGCGATTTCGGAACTCAAATTAGTGCGATTCTTAGTGAAGAATTCACAAGGTGAAATGCTCTTTTATAAAAAACGACAGGGAGAATGGCTCAAGGATCAATGGGAGTTACCCACCGCAATTGTGGAATCCGAAGATCAAAAGATTAAACAGTACCCTTTTGCGAATGTCGCAAATTATTCGGATGAGCAGATTACGACGGCGATTACCCGTTACCGCATTCGCAATTATTGGAAAGAAATGGAGGAACTCGACTTTCGTGACTTAGGAATTCTCAATGATCGCGACTTCGCTTTCCTGCCATGGGGTAAAACCCAAGAACATATTTCAAGCGCCAGTGAGAAAGTGCTAACGCTAATAAATGGTCGTAGTCAATGAATTCCTTAACTGAATCACTAAAAGAAAAATTTGGTTTTGGGCAATTTCGCGAAGGCCAAGAACAGACGATTAGTCAATTGCTTCAGGGGCAAAGTAGCTTGGCTATCTTTCCCACGGGCTCAGGCAAATCACTTTGTTATCAACTCGCGGCGTTGCACTTGCCCAAGCTCACCTTGGTGGTGTCTCCCTTGCTGGCTTTGATTAAAGACCAGGTGGATTTTCTTCATTCTAAAGGTATTGCGGCGTCGAGTATAGATTCGACTCAGAGTTTTGAGCAACAGCGTATGACTCAAGAAGGTATTCGACGAGGCGAAATTAAGATACTTATGGTGTCAGTCGAACGCTTCAAGAATGAGCGTTTTCGAAATTTTATTGAAGGCATTGAGCTCTCGATGCTCGTGGTCGATGAAGCACATTGTATATCGGAATGGGGACATAATTTTCGTCCAGATTATCTCAAGCTTCCCGATTACAGGAATCAGTTTCAGATTCCCTTAGTGCTTTTGCTGACGGCGACGGCAACGCGAAAAGTGAAAGAAGATATGTGTCGGAAGTTTTCGATTGATCCTCAGAATATTGTTCAGACAGGTTTTTATCGCAGCAATTTAGATTTGAGTATTTTGCCAACAGCGCAAAATGAGAAATTAAATAAGCTCGGCGAAATCTTGCAGGCGCAGAGTGGTTCGGGCATTGTTTATGTGACTTTGCAGAACAGTGCAGAAGAAGTGGCGAGTTTTCTCGCTCAGCGAGGGCTCAATGCCGTGGCTTATCACGCCGGTTTAGGCAATGATAAGCGTCAAATGATTCAGTCCCAATTTATGGAAAGTCAGGATCAAATTATTGTGGCCACTATTGCCTTTGGTATGGGGATTGATAAGTCCGATATACGCTTTGTGATTCATTTTGATTTACCGAAATCCATCGAGAATTACAGCCAAGAAATTGGTCGTGCAGGGCGTGATGGCTTGAAGTCCCAATGTTTAACCTTGGCGAATTTGGATGGTTTAACCACGGTTGAGAATTTTGTTTATGGTGATACACCTGAGCCCAGTGGCGTCGCTCATGTGATTAATGCGATTCAAAAGGAAAGTCTGCAGGGACGCTGGGAAGTTCAGCTCAACACACTCTCAAGTGCGAGTAATATTCGTCAATTGCCGCTAAAAACACTTTTGGTCCAACTTGAGTTGTTAGGTGTTATTAAATCACTCTTTTCTTACTACGCTGATTTCCGCTTTAAATTTAATTTAGAGGAAAATGAAATCCTTCAAAAATTTAAGGGTGAACGCCAAGAGTATTTGAGTAAGATCTTTCAATCATCGTCGCGAAAACGCGTTTGGTGTGAGCCTAATTTCCAACAAGTGAGCGGGGAGCGCAATCGCATGGTGACCGCGCTTGAATACTTACATGAAAAGAACTGGATTATCCTTGAGAGTAAAAAGATTACTGACGTCTATCAAGTGAATGAAACCGAACTCAATGATTCATCTTTAGTGGATTCCCTGTCGCAATACTTTTTGCAAAAAGAAGCGAGCGAAATCAAACGCATTGCGAATTTGGTGAAATTTTTTGAATCGCAGAAATGTCTGAGTTGTGGACTAGCCAAATACTTTGATGATCAAGATGCGGTGACTCAATGTGGGCATTGTTCTGTCTGTCGAGGTCAGTTAGCTAAGTTAAGTTATTCCCAAGCAGTTTCTTTGCCTAGCCAAGAGCAAGTGCAGCAATACCTAGAGGACTTCAAACAAAAGTTACCAAGTGGGAGTCAATACCAAATGAGTTCAGAGCTCTTTTGTCGCTTCTTGGCAGGGATTAAAGTCCCAGCCTTTAGCCGCAATAAAGTTCAGTCCCTAGAAGGATTTGCCGCCTGTGAAAAAGTGCCCTTTGCAAAGATTCGAGAGCTTATTGCCCTAGCTTTTTGATGTCGATTAAGCATTGAGTTATAGGGGCGATAGCTAGATTTTTTGCCATTTAAATGGAAGCGCATTGGGAATGCATATCGCTTGTTTGAGATAAAAACGCCAGAGCCTTTCGGCACCAGGGAAGTGCTTTTCTTTTGGCGTATCAAGGAAAAGTTCAGCCTTTCCAGTCATACTAATCA from Lentisphaera araneosa HTCC2155 carries:
- a CDS encoding A/G-specific adenine glycosylase codes for the protein MRKNIEKDFQDLVSWSKDNYSHLPWRSEVRDLYRVLVSEVMLQQTTVATVLPRYESFFEKFPDLASLANADENDLALAWKGLGYYRRAQNLYKAVTMIHQSGGEFPDGEEELQKVPGVGPYTAAALTAIGRNQLALAVDGNLQRVLSRYFFIEVEQGPKLQKAVHSLIQNKTFAKTLELCGPRKFNEALMDLGRAICKPRNPKCGECPLQNSCEARLKHKVELVPVKKEKQKVAISELKLVRFLVKNSQGEMLFYKKRQGEWLKDQWELPTAIVESEDQKIKQYPFANVANYSDEQITTAITRYRIRNYWKEMEELDFRDLGILNDRDFAFLPWGKTQEHISSASEKVLTLINGRSQ
- a CDS encoding RecQ family ATP-dependent DNA helicase, with product MNSLTESLKEKFGFGQFREGQEQTISQLLQGQSSLAIFPTGSGKSLCYQLAALHLPKLTLVVSPLLALIKDQVDFLHSKGIAASSIDSTQSFEQQRMTQEGIRRGEIKILMVSVERFKNERFRNFIEGIELSMLVVDEAHCISEWGHNFRPDYLKLPDYRNQFQIPLVLLLTATATRKVKEDMCRKFSIDPQNIVQTGFYRSNLDLSILPTAQNEKLNKLGEILQAQSGSGIVYVTLQNSAEEVASFLAQRGLNAVAYHAGLGNDKRQMIQSQFMESQDQIIVATIAFGMGIDKSDIRFVIHFDLPKSIENYSQEIGRAGRDGLKSQCLTLANLDGLTTVENFVYGDTPEPSGVAHVINAIQKESLQGRWEVQLNTLSSASNIRQLPLKTLLVQLELLGVIKSLFSYYADFRFKFNLEENEILQKFKGERQEYLSKIFQSSSRKRVWCEPNFQQVSGERNRMVTALEYLHEKNWIILESKKITDVYQVNETELNDSSLVDSLSQYFLQKEASEIKRIANLVKFFESQKCLSCGLAKYFDDQDAVTQCGHCSVCRGQLAKLSYSQAVSLPSQEQVQQYLEDFKQKLPSGSQYQMSSELFCRFLAGIKVPAFSRNKVQSLEGFAACEKVPFAKIRELIALAF